A genomic stretch from Bradyrhizobium sp. 195 includes:
- a CDS encoding GNAT family N-acetyltransferase: protein MVDIAQQAAINPASATDAGVARARVSLTTIDPGQWRALAQRAVEPNGYYLPAWELAVSATARGRTQASALPAFDGSSTRLIGLMPVISLWRAWKIPLPALVSAHPYGTLCSPLIDRDAPIEAAASLLQRARAAGAHALVLNDVALDGAAMNSVKQVLSRDGLKPRVLSSYTRASLDATQDGETLLRDALGTKKLKELRRLRHRLEEHGPVTFDVARQPDEIAPALETFLQLEASGWKGKRGTALAQHAGDAAFIRRAVPALAETAQCEIITLRAGATPIAAGIVLRHQDRAFFFKLGIDERFARYSPGVQLTLDLTRHLCADPAIASADSTAGADHPMINPIWRGRFAIGDVLIPLRRHDPMVTLIRGSLASCYAAREAARSTVHLLRKWRTRNQPQTARAS, encoded by the coding sequence GTGGTCGACATCGCGCAGCAGGCGGCGATCAATCCGGCATCGGCAACGGACGCCGGAGTCGCGCGCGCGCGCGTCTCACTCACGACGATCGACCCCGGCCAATGGCGCGCGCTCGCGCAGCGCGCGGTCGAGCCGAACGGATATTACCTACCGGCCTGGGAGCTCGCCGTCAGCGCAACCGCGCGCGGCCGCACCCAAGCCTCGGCCTTACCCGCATTCGACGGTTCTTCGACGCGGCTGATCGGGCTGATGCCGGTGATCTCGCTGTGGCGCGCCTGGAAGATACCCCTGCCCGCGCTGGTGAGCGCGCATCCCTATGGAACGCTGTGCAGTCCGCTGATCGACCGCGACGCGCCGATCGAAGCGGCCGCGTCTCTGTTGCAGAGGGCGCGCGCGGCCGGCGCGCATGCGCTCGTGCTGAACGACGTCGCGCTCGACGGTGCTGCGATGAATTCAGTCAAACAGGTCCTGAGCCGCGACGGCCTGAAGCCGCGCGTACTTTCCTCATACACCCGCGCCAGCCTCGATGCGACGCAGGATGGCGAAACGCTGCTCCGCGACGCACTCGGCACCAAAAAGCTCAAGGAGCTGCGCCGCCTGCGCCATCGCCTCGAAGAGCACGGCCCCGTTACGTTCGACGTCGCACGCCAGCCGGACGAGATCGCGCCCGCGCTCGAAACATTCTTGCAGCTCGAGGCCAGCGGCTGGAAAGGCAAGCGCGGCACCGCGCTGGCTCAGCATGCCGGCGACGCGGCCTTCATCCGCCGCGCCGTGCCGGCGCTGGCGGAGACCGCGCAGTGCGAGATCATCACGCTTCGCGCCGGCGCGACGCCGATTGCCGCCGGCATCGTGTTGCGCCATCAGGATCGCGCTTTCTTCTTCAAGCTCGGCATCGACGAGCGCTTTGCGAGATATTCGCCGGGCGTGCAGCTCACGCTCGACCTCACCCGCCATCTCTGCGCCGATCCCGCCATCGCCAGCGCGGATTCCACCGCGGGCGCCGACCACCCCATGATCAATCCGATCTGGCGCGGACGCTTCGCAATTGGTGACGTGCTGATCCCGCTGCGCCGGCACGATCCGATGGTGACGCTCATCCGCGGGTCGCTCGCATCATGCTACGCTGCGCGCGAAGCAGCGCGATCAACGGTGCACTTGCTCAGAAAGTGGCGGACTAGAAATCAGCCTCAGACAGCTCGGGCATCTTGA
- a CDS encoding SET domain-containing protein, producing the protein MPAIASSKSYRVGRSKTGLGLFATKPIKKGTRIIRYFGPILDSRIPEQDDIENKYLFELNGRWTIDGSVRKNVARYINHSCRPNAESDVRPRERKVFIRAIRNIEPGDEINYDYGTDYFKAYLKPIGCKCPSCENKRKKLRAEARAEAAKVKARKAKKAGAKAAKNNAAKKKKLNGHVVGKANGRARA; encoded by the coding sequence ATGCCAGCCATCGCTTCCAGCAAATCCTATCGCGTCGGCCGTTCCAAAACCGGGCTCGGCCTCTTCGCCACCAAGCCAATCAAGAAGGGCACCCGGATCATCCGTTATTTCGGACCGATCCTGGACTCGCGGATCCCCGAGCAGGACGACATCGAGAACAAGTACCTGTTCGAGCTCAACGGCCGCTGGACCATCGACGGCTCGGTGCGCAAGAATGTCGCCCGCTACATCAATCATTCCTGCCGGCCCAATGCGGAGTCCGACGTTCGCCCGCGCGAGCGCAAGGTCTTCATCCGCGCCATCAGGAACATCGAGCCCGGCGACGAGATCAACTACGACTACGGCACCGACTATTTCAAAGCCTATCTGAAGCCGATCGGCTGCAAGTGCCCGTCCTGCGAGAACAAGCGCAAGAAGCTGCGCGCCGAGGCGCGGGCGGAAGCCGCCAAGGTGAAGGCGCGCAAGGCCAAGAAGGCGGGCGCCAAGGCTGCCAAAAACAACGCCGCCAAAAAGAAGAAGCTCAACGGCCACGTCGTTGGCAAGGCCAACGGCCGCGCGCGGGCATAG
- a CDS encoding DUF6894 family protein has product MPLYFFRIRNGRYSGCADQATEFADRDSAWKEMTSVCADMTAGLARKLQENSEWHMELLDEAKEPVFRIRIVAETLD; this is encoded by the coding sequence ATGCCGCTCTATTTCTTTCGAATCCGGAATGGCCGCTATTCCGGCTGCGCCGATCAGGCGACGGAATTTGCCGATCGCGATTCGGCCTGGAAAGAAATGACCAGTGTCTGCGCCGACATGACCGCCGGCCTTGCGCGCAAGCTCCAGGAAAATTCCGAATGGCACATGGAGCTGCTGGACGAGGCCAAGGAGCCCGTGTTCCGGATCCGCATCGTTGCCGAGACCCTCGACTAG
- a CDS encoding DUF2798 domain-containing protein yields MLGIPRRYSHFVFGIIQSGLTSLIAAGIASLPADSAMIFVGHWMVSWLIAWAAMLPILLLAAPAIRAFALRLTQEEREPRAGSQA; encoded by the coding sequence ATGCTCGGCATTCCCCGCCGCTACAGTCACTTCGTCTTCGGAATCATCCAGTCCGGATTGACCTCGCTGATCGCGGCAGGGATCGCCAGCCTTCCCGCGGACAGTGCGATGATCTTCGTTGGGCACTGGATGGTGTCGTGGCTGATCGCCTGGGCCGCGATGCTGCCGATCTTGCTGTTGGCGGCGCCCGCGATCCGCGCCTTCGCGCTGCGCCTGACGCAGGAGGAGCGGGAACCGCGCGCCGGCAGCCAGGCTTAA
- a CDS encoding helix-turn-helix domain-containing protein codes for MNAHASTAQTERSQPIHIGDHLREWRQRRRMSQLDLAGEAEISARHLSFVETGRAAPSRDMVLRLAERLDVPLRERNVLLVAAGYAPAFPQRQLEDPALKSARQAIDLVLRAHEPNPALAVDRHWNLVSANRMVAPLLDGIPQHLLGQPFNVLRLAFHPEALAPRTVNLAEWCGHLLERLHRQCEATADPELIKLYNDLKSYPIPARSAPLSSDNVAIPFKLRHQGEILSFFSTTMVFGTPVDITLSELALETFFPADERTAERLKQMAAGLP; via the coding sequence ATGAACGCACATGCATCCACGGCCCAGACCGAACGCAGCCAGCCGATCCATATCGGCGACCATTTGCGCGAATGGCGGCAGCGCCGCCGCATGAGCCAGCTCGATCTCGCCGGCGAGGCCGAGATCTCGGCGCGGCACCTAAGCTTCGTCGAGACCGGCCGCGCCGCGCCCTCGCGCGACATGGTGCTCAGGCTGGCCGAGCGTCTCGACGTGCCCTTGCGCGAACGCAACGTGCTGCTGGTCGCCGCCGGCTATGCGCCGGCATTCCCGCAGCGCCAGCTGGAGGATCCGGCCTTGAAATCAGCTCGCCAGGCGATCGACCTCGTCCTTCGGGCGCACGAGCCCAATCCCGCGCTGGCGGTGGACAGGCACTGGAACCTGGTCTCCGCCAATCGCATGGTGGCGCCGCTGCTCGACGGCATCCCACAGCATCTGCTCGGCCAGCCCTTCAACGTGCTGCGGCTCGCCTTCCATCCCGAGGCGCTGGCGCCGCGCACGGTCAATCTCGCGGAGTGGTGCGGGCACCTGTTGGAGCGGCTGCACCGGCAATGCGAGGCGACCGCCGATCCTGAGCTGATCAAGCTCTACAACGACCTGAAGAGCTATCCCATTCCGGCGCGCTCTGCGCCGCTGTCGAGCGACAATGTCGCGATCCCGTTCAAGCTGCGACATCAGGGCGAGATCCTCAGTTTCTTTTCCACCACCATGGTGTTCGGCACGCCCGTGGACATCACGCTGTCGGAGCTGGCGTTGGAGACGTTCTTCCCGGCGGATGAGCGCACCGCCGAACGGCTGAAGCAGATGGCGGCCGGTTTGCCATAG
- a CDS encoding type II toxin-antitoxin system HicA family toxin, producing MKSVSGREFARIVERHGWSLLRVSGSHHIYGKQDRIVRLSVPIHGNKPVKVGLLRHLIKMPELSEADF from the coding sequence GTGAAGTCAGTTTCTGGTCGGGAGTTCGCACGAATTGTCGAACGTCACGGCTGGAGTCTGCTTCGGGTGAGCGGCAGCCACCACATCTACGGCAAGCAAGACCGCATCGTCAGGCTCTCGGTCCCGATTCATGGCAACAAGCCCGTGAAGGTCGGTCTCCTGCGTCATCTCATCAAGATGCCCGAGCTGTCTGAGGCTGATTTCTAG
- a CDS encoding DsbA family oxidoreductase produces MSTLKPLQIDVVSDVVCPWCYIGKHRIESALALVPDVPVKLNFRPFFLNPWVPREGISREAYLTQKFGSVEAYKGIAGRVVAAASEEGLIYKPESVARQPNTTDCHRLILWAEAIGKAPEMKQRLMELYFRDGGDLTDVNVLVQAAADVGLDAEDVRKRLATDEDVARVSADAQEAAEKGISGVPTYVFAQKYAVSGAQDPNLLARAIRQVSEEINAQAAE; encoded by the coding sequence ATGAGCACGCTCAAACCGCTCCAGATCGACGTCGTCTCCGACGTTGTGTGCCCCTGGTGCTATATCGGCAAGCACCGGATCGAGAGCGCGCTGGCGCTCGTTCCCGACGTTCCGGTCAAGCTCAATTTCCGCCCGTTCTTCCTCAATCCCTGGGTGCCGCGCGAGGGCATCAGCCGCGAGGCCTATCTCACCCAGAAGTTCGGTTCGGTGGAGGCCTATAAGGGCATTGCCGGGCGCGTCGTTGCGGCCGCAAGCGAGGAGGGCCTCATCTACAAGCCCGAGTCGGTCGCCCGTCAGCCCAACACGACCGACTGCCATCGCCTCATCCTGTGGGCGGAAGCGATCGGCAAGGCGCCCGAGATGAAGCAACGCCTGATGGAGCTGTATTTCCGCGACGGCGGCGATCTCACCGATGTGAACGTGCTGGTGCAGGCGGCCGCCGATGTGGGCCTCGATGCCGAGGACGTGCGCAAGCGCCTTGCCACCGACGAGGACGTCGCGCGCGTTTCGGCCGACGCGCAGGAAGCGGCCGAGAAGGGCATCTCCGGCGTGCCGACCTATGTGTTCGCGCAGAAATACGCCGTCTCCGGCGCGCAGGATCCGAACCTGCTCGCCCGCGCCATTCGCCAGGTGTCGGAGGAGATCAACGCGCAGGCGGCGGAGTAG
- a CDS encoding type II toxin-antitoxin system HicB family antitoxin, which produces MKIKIVVHEAEEGGFWAEVPAIPGCATEGDTMDELMANLRDAIEGCLSVEVAPPEPGGVERILELPV; this is translated from the coding sequence ATGAAGATCAAGATAGTTGTGCACGAAGCGGAAGAGGGTGGCTTTTGGGCCGAGGTCCCGGCGATTCCTGGCTGTGCCACCGAAGGCGACACCATGGATGAGCTGATGGCTAATCTCCGCGATGCGATCGAGGGATGTCTATCCGTCGAAGTCGCGCCGCCCGAACCGGGCGGCGTTGAGCGAATTCTGGAATTGCCCGTGTGA
- a CDS encoding thioesterase family protein, whose product MSAIFRPEGHQFRATEHAGGPWSPDMLQGSATTALMTREVERLAAESGFAVRRLTFDLWRPAGLRAFRTASELLRDGRKAKTLQVRLMDGETEIGRCTALLTAPSAESPVDPFARPAAVDKAPETGTAPPAFAQKWSRYFQNVSVRLIEGALEKPGPAAAWMRLDAPLVEGEPNTPLLQAVQAADFSSGVAQIVDMRDWTFINPEISLYFFRPPEGEWILIRATTRVGANGAGLTTATLSDRNGPFAEVMQAMSFERREPVQAQAS is encoded by the coding sequence ATGAGCGCCATTTTCAGGCCGGAAGGCCATCAGTTCCGGGCCACGGAGCATGCCGGCGGTCCGTGGTCGCCGGACATGTTGCAGGGAAGCGCCACCACAGCCCTCATGACCCGCGAGGTCGAGCGTCTCGCCGCCGAATCCGGCTTCGCCGTGCGGCGCCTGACCTTCGATCTGTGGCGACCGGCGGGCCTGCGCGCCTTCAGGACGGCCAGCGAATTGCTGCGCGACGGCCGCAAGGCCAAGACCTTGCAGGTGCGGCTGATGGACGGCGAGACGGAGATCGGCCGTTGCACGGCACTGCTGACGGCGCCGAGCGCAGAATCGCCCGTCGATCCCTTTGCGAGGCCTGCCGCGGTCGACAAGGCGCCCGAAACCGGCACCGCACCACCAGCCTTCGCGCAGAAATGGAGCCGCTATTTCCAGAACGTCTCGGTGCGGCTGATCGAGGGCGCGCTGGAAAAACCAGGCCCTGCGGCAGCCTGGATGCGGCTCGATGCGCCCCTGGTCGAGGGCGAGCCGAACACGCCGCTGTTGCAAGCGGTGCAGGCCGCGGACTTTTCCAGCGGCGTCGCGCAGATCGTCGACATGCGCGACTGGACCTTCATCAACCCGGAGATCAGCCTCTATTTCTTTCGGCCGCCAGAGGGCGAATGGATCCTGATCCGCGCCACGACGCGCGTCGGCGCCAATGGCGCGGGCCTCACCACGGCGACGCTGAGCGACCGCAACGGACCGTTCGCGGAGGTGATGCAGGCCATGAGCTTCGAGCGGCGCGAGCCCGTGCAGGCTCAGGCGTCCTGA
- a CDS encoding DUF6321 domain-containing protein, translating to MARTARAPWKRSNPRKRAGKASKHLSPAQKSAAKARARRAGRRYPNLVDNMRVAAKKKSSKKRSSKSKASKAESKTSAKKSRKRSAKKTAKSSRKRSAVAREKDSRGGLTAAGRKAFARKQGAHLRPGVTKKESEMTPQEMRRKGSWAVRFFGRAKLPPLVDAKGQPTRHALSAHAWGEPVPKTVAAARRIAAKGERLLAHYRRAKARG from the coding sequence ATGGCAAGAACAGCACGCGCTCCCTGGAAACGCTCGAATCCTCGCAAACGGGCCGGCAAGGCCTCCAAGCATCTCAGTCCCGCGCAGAAATCGGCGGCGAAAGCGCGCGCTCGCCGCGCCGGCCGCCGCTATCCCAATCTCGTGGACAACATGCGCGTGGCAGCGAAGAAGAAGTCTTCCAAGAAGAGGAGCTCAAAGTCGAAGGCGTCAAAAGCAGAGTCGAAGACATCTGCAAAGAAGAGCCGCAAGCGCAGCGCGAAGAAGACGGCCAAGTCCTCCCGCAAGCGCAGCGCAGTGGCGCGCGAGAAGGATTCCCGTGGCGGCCTGACCGCGGCGGGCCGCAAGGCGTTCGCGCGCAAGCAGGGCGCTCACTTACGGCCTGGCGTCACCAAGAAAGAATCGGAGATGACGCCGCAGGAGATGCGGCGGAAGGGAAGTTGGGCCGTGCGCTTCTTTGGCCGCGCGAAGCTGCCGCCGCTGGTCGATGCCAAGGGGCAGCCGACCCGCCACGCATTGTCAGCGCATGCCTGGGGCGAGCCGGTTCCGAAAACGGTGGCGGCGGCACGGCGCATCGCCGCGAAGGGAGAGCGGTTGCTGGCGCACTATCGACGGGCCAAGGCGAGAGGCTAG
- a CDS encoding YeeE/YedE family protein, with protein MVATSFTPMASLMGGALIGLSAVLLMWAKGRVAGVSGIAARLFPPYEDGEFAGRLAFVAGLVAAPVLVRLTMGSLPPQTIEAGTVILIVGGLLTGFGSVWGSGCTSGHGVCGLSRLSPRSLVATAVFMAAGMATVFVMRHWS; from the coding sequence ATGGTTGCGACGTCTTTCACACCAATGGCTTCGCTGATGGGCGGCGCGCTGATCGGCTTGTCCGCAGTCCTGCTGATGTGGGCGAAGGGACGAGTCGCCGGCGTCAGCGGCATCGCGGCACGGCTGTTTCCGCCCTACGAGGACGGCGAATTCGCCGGTCGGCTGGCCTTCGTCGCCGGTCTTGTCGCCGCACCCGTGCTGGTGCGGCTCACCATGGGAAGCCTGCCGCCGCAGACGATCGAAGCGGGAACGGTGATCCTGATCGTCGGCGGCTTGCTCACCGGCTTTGGCTCGGTGTGGGGCAGCGGCTGCACCTCCGGCCATGGCGTCTGCGGCCTGTCGCGGCTCTCGCCGCGCTCATTGGTTGCGACCGCCGTCTTCATGGCAGCCGGTATGGCGACCGTCTTCGTGATGCGGCACTGGAGCTGA
- a CDS encoding helix-turn-helix domain-containing protein yields MDTRAFRRLRPANPVGDLLRGWRMRRASSQAELAFEAGISVKHLSHVETGKAAASRDILLQLASALDLSLRDRNALLEAGGFARQYGERDLAAPELADARHAIDLLLRRHEPFPAIVTDRRWNVKQANRAASRLMTMLLGPERMQRPLNHMHMFLAPSELKPFVENWPAVAAALLSRARHEAMAAPLDEALQSTWRELMRLPELPALGIEDSAVPGPLCEVRLRKGDVGIGLIGAVLTLGTPQDVTLQELRVEMFMPADPTSEAALITLAAQDA; encoded by the coding sequence ATGGACACACGCGCGTTCCGGCGGTTGCGGCCGGCCAATCCCGTCGGTGATCTCCTGCGCGGCTGGCGCATGCGCCGAGCCTCGAGCCAGGCGGAGCTGGCGTTCGAGGCCGGCATCTCGGTCAAGCACCTGAGCCATGTCGAGACCGGCAAGGCGGCAGCAAGCCGGGACATCCTGCTGCAACTCGCATCCGCTCTCGATTTGTCGCTGCGCGACCGCAACGCGCTGCTCGAGGCCGGCGGCTTCGCCCGGCAATATGGCGAGCGCGACCTCGCCGCGCCCGAGCTTGCCGATGCGCGGCACGCCATCGATCTTCTGCTGCGACGGCACGAGCCGTTCCCAGCGATCGTGACCGACCGGCGCTGGAATGTGAAGCAGGCCAATCGCGCCGCCTCGCGCCTGATGACCATGCTGCTCGGCCCCGAGCGCATGCAGCGGCCGCTCAATCACATGCACATGTTCCTCGCGCCCAGCGAGCTCAAGCCGTTCGTCGAGAACTGGCCCGCCGTCGCGGCTGCTCTGCTGTCGCGTGCGCGCCATGAAGCGATGGCCGCGCCGCTCGATGAGGCCCTGCAATCGACCTGGCGCGAATTGATGCGGCTGCCGGAGCTTCCCGCACTTGGGATCGAGGACAGCGCCGTGCCGGGACCGCTCTGCGAGGTGCGCCTGCGCAAGGGCGACGTCGGCATCGGCCTGATCGGTGCGGTGCTGACGCTCGGCACGCCGCAGGACGTGACGCTGCAGGAGCTTCGCGTCGAGATGTTCATGCCGGCCGATCCCACATCCGAGGCCGCGCTGATCACGCTCGCGGCTCAGGACGCCTGA
- a CDS encoding PaaI family thioesterase: protein MQMQPDAEFGLPDARRILGEVFAPWVQDLNLAVERIEHAQPADVADWQPGALLRMPFSERLCRNGGVVCGQALMALADTAMVIAILAANRGYRPMTTVDQTTHFMRAVSSMDVLADARVVRLGRTMSFGRVTLLSAADNKPVAMVSSAFAMLPG from the coding sequence ATGCAAATGCAGCCAGACGCCGAATTCGGCCTCCCCGACGCCAGACGCATCCTCGGCGAGGTTTTTGCGCCCTGGGTCCAGGATCTCAACCTCGCGGTCGAGCGCATCGAGCACGCGCAGCCGGCGGATGTGGCGGACTGGCAGCCGGGCGCGCTCCTGCGCATGCCGTTTTCGGAGCGGCTGTGCCGGAACGGCGGCGTGGTCTGCGGCCAGGCCCTGATGGCGCTCGCCGACACCGCGATGGTGATCGCGATCCTCGCTGCCAATCGCGGCTATCGCCCCATGACCACGGTCGACCAGACCACGCATTTCATGCGCGCGGTCTCCTCAATGGACGTGCTGGCGGACGCGCGCGTGGTGCGGCTCGGGCGTACCATGAGCTTTGGCCGCGTCACGCTGCTCTCGGCTGCCGACAACAAGCCGGTGGCGATGGTGTCGAGCGCGTTCGCTATGCTGCCGGGCTGA
- a CDS encoding DUF6691 family protein has protein sequence MAILIQFVIGLIFGLGLIVSGMSDPAKVLNFLDIGGIPTGTWDASLAFVLAGAVAVTFIGFGRVLRRAHPFFAERFYLPTRRDIDSRIVAGPAIFGIGWGLAGFCPGPALTALGFGSSSAFIFVAAMCAGMVLARFVAHRPSLMRFVAPADPLET, from the coding sequence ATGGCCATCCTCATTCAATTCGTGATCGGCCTGATCTTTGGTCTCGGTCTCATCGTCTCCGGCATGTCCGACCCGGCGAAGGTTCTGAACTTCCTCGACATCGGCGGCATTCCGACCGGGACATGGGATGCGAGCCTTGCCTTCGTGCTGGCCGGTGCGGTGGCCGTGACCTTCATCGGCTTTGGCCGCGTCCTGAGGCGGGCGCATCCGTTCTTCGCCGAACGATTCTATCTCCCCACGCGAAGAGACATCGATTCCAGAATCGTCGCAGGTCCGGCGATCTTCGGGATCGGCTGGGGATTGGCGGGCTTCTGTCCGGGGCCGGCGTTGACCGCGCTCGGGTTCGGGTCTTCTTCCGCCTTCATCTTCGTCGCGGCGATGTGTGCCGGCATGGTGCTCGCGCGCTTTGTCGCCCACCGGCCGTCACTGATGCGCTTCGTCGCGCCGGCCGATCCGCTCGAAACCTGA
- a CDS encoding HdeA family protein: MKTTLSLLLAAAFSLSSMPAHAVKWDLSTMSCKQFLESGEDNIQVVLTWMDGWYKGDEDNAIIDTDVFIENAKKFGAYCGKNPTASIVTAADEVLGK; the protein is encoded by the coding sequence ATGAAGACCACGCTTTCGCTTCTGCTCGCCGCCGCGTTCTCGCTGTCGTCGATGCCCGCCCACGCCGTCAAGTGGGACCTCTCGACCATGAGCTGCAAGCAGTTCCTCGAGAGCGGCGAAGACAATATCCAGGTCGTGCTGACCTGGATGGACGGCTGGTACAAGGGCGACGAGGACAACGCGATCATCGACACCGACGTGTTCATCGAGAACGCCAAGAAATTCGGTGCCTATTGCGGAAAGAATCCGACCGCCAGCATCGTCACCGCGGCCGACGAAGTGCTCGGCAAGTGA
- a CDS encoding TetR/AcrR family transcriptional regulator: MSKSEPRTETARRARTPRKASSSAGAPTRTARRPPSAKPETPYHHGALREALLQAAERVLERDGLSGLTLRAVAREAGVSHAAPTHHFGDLTGLLSELAAVGFRQFNAAMSSSSDAATTPLECALARPKAYVAYAQAHPGMYGIMFRTERLDYSRPSLHEAAETSFAGLANAIGAMRQEQISEDALTLNQGAAIAHAWSMVHGFTMLLLDGRLEDILGRLPEGTTAERLLEAMLTAPITAKLPGP; this comes from the coding sequence ATGAGCAAGAGTGAACCCAGGACTGAAACCGCGCGCCGCGCGCGTACGCCGCGAAAGGCATCCTCGTCAGCGGGCGCGCCGACGCGGACCGCGCGTCGTCCGCCGAGCGCCAAGCCCGAGACGCCCTATCATCATGGCGCCTTGCGCGAGGCGCTGCTCCAGGCCGCCGAACGGGTGCTGGAACGCGATGGACTCTCCGGTCTCACCTTGCGCGCGGTGGCGCGCGAGGCGGGTGTCTCGCATGCCGCGCCGACCCATCATTTCGGTGACCTCACCGGGCTCCTCAGCGAACTCGCGGCTGTCGGTTTCCGTCAGTTCAACGCCGCGATGTCCTCGTCCTCGGACGCCGCCACCACGCCGCTCGAATGCGCACTGGCGCGGCCGAAAGCCTATGTCGCCTATGCGCAGGCTCATCCCGGCATGTACGGCATCATGTTCCGCACCGAGCGGCTCGATTATTCGAGACCCTCGCTGCACGAGGCCGCCGAAACTTCCTTCGCCGGACTTGCGAATGCCATCGGCGCGATGCGGCAGGAGCAGATCAGCGAAGATGCGCTGACGCTGAACCAGGGCGCGGCGATCGCGCACGCCTGGTCGATGGTGCACGGCTTCACCATGCTGCTGCTCGACGGACGGCTCGAGGACATTTTGGGCCGTCTGCCCGAGGGCACGACCGCCGAACGCCTGCTCGAGGCGATGCTGACGGCGCCCATCACGGCGAAGCTGCCCGGCCCCTGA
- a CDS encoding inner membrane-spanning protein YciB, which yields MKDVFARLASDLFSAIVFLVVYLVTDNVILATSVAVAGAIAQVIYARVKGQQLNYMTYASLALVVGLGAITLLTHDPRFMMAKPSIAHFAIGAIMLKRGWMLRYMPPIVVETVPEYVTAAGYAWAVLMFVIGAGMIVVASTGDLKLWAFYLTVVAGGAKILAFAVQYVVLRLIVTSRRRAAARA from the coding sequence ATGAAGGACGTATTCGCCCGCCTCGCCTCCGATCTCTTCTCCGCCATCGTCTTCCTGGTCGTCTATCTCGTCACCGACAACGTCATCCTGGCAACATCGGTGGCGGTCGCCGGCGCGATCGCTCAGGTGATCTATGCCCGCGTCAAGGGGCAGCAACTCAACTACATGACCTATGCGAGCCTCGCGCTCGTCGTTGGACTCGGCGCGATCACACTGCTGACCCATGATCCCCGCTTCATGATGGCAAAGCCTTCGATCGCGCATTTCGCGATCGGCGCGATCATGCTCAAGCGCGGCTGGATGCTGCGCTATATGCCGCCGATCGTCGTCGAGACCGTTCCGGAATACGTGACGGCTGCGGGCTATGCCTGGGCGGTGCTGATGTTCGTGATCGGCGCCGGCATGATCGTGGTCGCCTCCACCGGCGATCTGAAGCTGTGGGCGTTCTACCTCACGGTGGTCGCAGGGGGCGCCAAGATCCTCGCCTTTGCCGTGCAATACGTCGTTCTCAGGCTCATCGTCACCAGCCGCAGGCGCGCCGCCGCCCGCGCCTAA